The following coding sequences are from one Salinicoccus sp. Bachu38 window:
- the mgsA gene encoding methylglyoxal synthase — MKIALIAHDEKKDDLLRFIDKHIEFFKEQVLYATGTTGGRIIKHTGLEVHRCKSGPLGGDQEIGAMVANNTIDCIIFFRDPLTAQPHEPDVSALLRLSDVYDVPLATNEGTAEAVLYHLSHKDRG, encoded by the coding sequence ATGAAGATCGCATTGATTGCACATGACGAAAAGAAGGATGACCTCCTCAGATTCATAGACAAGCACATTGAATTTTTCAAGGAACAGGTACTGTATGCAACAGGGACGACCGGCGGCAGGATCATCAAGCATACCGGGCTTGAGGTCCACAGGTGCAAATCAGGACCACTTGGAGGTGACCAGGAGATCGGTGCCATGGTCGCAAACAACACGATAGACTGCATCATCTTCTTCAGGGACCCGCTTACTGCCCAGCCCCATGAACCGGATGTCAGTGCACTGCTGCGGCTCTCCGATGTATATGATGTACCGCTGGCCACCAATGAGGGCACTGCTGAAGCGGTGCTCTATCACCTGAGCCATAAAGACAGGGGGTAG
- a CDS encoding zinc metallopeptidase, which produces MKYEKLLEVGIHVYIILYFVILMVVPMLAQMNVKSTFNKYSKVRSTSGLTGREVAEEILRENGIYDVSVERGKGFLSDYYDPKNKKLVLSPHNYDTPSVAGTAVAAHEVGHAIQHATGYAFLNFRSALFPLAQLGSNFSYFLIIAGMLITYAQSNAGGGLGDMLLWGGIALMAFAVLFQIVTLPVEFDASKRAMNQIESLNIVNEKEYRHAKKVLNAAAMTYVAATAVAVAELVRFILIARSGN; this is translated from the coding sequence ATGAAGTATGAAAAACTTTTGGAGGTTGGAATCCACGTGTATATAATTTTATATTTTGTGATCTTAATGGTTGTTCCAATGCTCGCGCAGATGAACGTAAAGTCCACATTCAACAAGTACTCCAAGGTACGTTCCACGAGTGGTCTGACCGGGCGTGAGGTTGCCGAGGAGATCCTCAGGGAAAATGGCATCTATGATGTCTCCGTTGAAAGAGGCAAGGGCTTCCTGAGCGACTATTACGATCCTAAGAATAAGAAGCTCGTCCTTTCCCCACACAACTATGATACACCGAGTGTGGCCGGAACGGCAGTTGCAGCCCATGAGGTCGGACATGCCATCCAGCATGCGACAGGCTATGCATTCCTGAACTTCCGTTCTGCACTTTTCCCGCTCGCACAACTGGGGAGCAACTTCTCGTACTTCCTGATCATTGCAGGCATGCTCATCACATATGCCCAGAGCAATGCAGGCGGGGGACTTGGAGACATGCTTCTGTGGGGCGGAATCGCCCTTATGGCATTCGCTGTCCTGTTCCAGATAGTAACGCTGCCCGTCGAATTTGACGCATCGAAGCGGGCGATGAACCAGATTGAATCACTGAACATCGTCAACGAAAAAGAGTACCGCCATGCCAAGAAGGTATTGAATGCAGCAGCAATGACTTATGTTGCAGCGACTGCAGTCGCCGTGGCCGAACTTGTCAGATTCATTCTGATTGCCAGAAGCGGCAACTAG
- a CDS encoding DUF1405 domain-containing protein has protein sequence MHKIINLMYNRWFLVLLLISNGLGTIYGYWWYRGQLSDTEWYFLPFVPDSPTATLFLSVLIAMILLGRKWGLIDALAFTTLIKYGVWAVVMNLLTFMETGFVSWIGLMLIASHGIMALQAILFLPHLEIRPAHLYITAIWLFHNDIIDYVYGQYPVYGNLAQYEAHIGYFAFWLSVFVLVLLHQLVPRRSD, from the coding sequence ATGCATAAAATTATCAACCTGATGTACAACAGATGGTTCCTGGTTCTGCTCCTGATATCCAATGGGCTGGGAACGATATACGGCTACTGGTGGTACAGGGGGCAGCTGTCCGATACGGAGTGGTATTTCCTCCCATTTGTTCCGGACAGCCCGACCGCAACACTCTTCCTCTCGGTCCTCATCGCCATGATCCTCCTCGGGAGGAAGTGGGGGCTGATCGATGCACTGGCATTTACAACACTGATTAAATATGGTGTATGGGCAGTGGTCATGAACCTGCTCACCTTCATGGAAACGGGCTTTGTGTCATGGATCGGCCTGATGCTGATCGCTTCACACGGCATCATGGCCCTCCAGGCAATCCTTTTTCTGCCCCACCTTGAAATCAGACCCGCCCACCTGTACATCACAGCCATCTGGCTGTTCCATAACGATATCATCGATTACGTATATGGCCAGTACCCGGTCTACGGCAACCTGGCCCAATATGAGGCCCACATCGGCTATTTCGCCTTCTGGCTGAGCGTATTCGTGCTTGTACTGCTCCATCAGCTTGTGCCAAGGCGTTCTGATTGA